The Stigmatella ashevillena genomic sequence CGCGAGATCCTCGGCACCGACGCGGTGGTCATCAACCGCAAGGGCCTCCGGCAGGGCCTGCCCGCGGGCCCCATCACCCTGGGCAGCATCTACTCGGTGTTGCCGTTCGAGAACTCGCTGATGATCACCCAGGTGAAGGGCGCGGACCTGATCAAGGAGCTGGCCAACCCCGAGGCGCTCATCTCGGGCTTCACGGCGGCCGGCAAGAACAAGTTCAAGGACAGCAAGGGCAAGGCGCTGGATCCCAAGAAGGCATACAAGGTTGCCACCATCGAGTACCTGTACTTCGGAGGCGATGGCTTCGGGTTCGACAAGCTCGATGCCGAGCCGACCGAGACGGGCATGGCGTGGCAGACGCCGGTCATCGACTGGACGAAGCAGCAGGGCTTCACCGAGGCCAAGCCGCTCGAGAAGTCGCTGCCGAAGTAGGCCTGCCCGCCCCGGCGGCAATCCAGGCTAGAGTCCGCGCCCATGGACGTGGCGGAGTTCATCGAGGCGCGGCGCCCCCGGTGGGAGCAGCTGGAGTCCCTGCTCGACAAGGCAGAGACGGGTGGGCTGCGGCTGCTCAGCCTGGAGGAGGCCCGAGCCCTCGGGAAGATGTACCGGGCGGTGTCCAGTGACTTGCTCTGGGTCCGTGCCCGGAGCGGCTCCGCCGATGTGAGCGCCTACCTCAATGATCTGGTGGGCCGTGCCTATGCGCTCACCTACCCGGGCAAGCGCCTGCGGATCGCGGAGGTGTGGGTGTTCGTCTCGCGCGGCTTCCCGGCGCTGCTGCGGCGCGAGTGGCGCATGTACCTCGCCTCGGTGCTGATGCTCCTGGCGGGCGCCGGCTTCGGCTACATCGGCATGGTGATGGACCCGGACGCCGCGCACTACCTCGTGCCGGCAGAGCACCTGAAGATCGACCCCTCCGAGCGCGCGGCCCAGGAGGCCAGCGGGCAGGGGATGTCGGTGGAGGAGCAGGCGTACTTCTCCTCGTTCCTGTTCACCCACAACATCCAGGTGGCCTTCCTGGCCTTCGCGCTGGGCATCACCGTGGGCATCGGCACCGCGCTGATGCTCTTCGTCAACGGGCTGTTCCTCGGGGCGCTCGCGCAGGTTTACGCCGCCAAGGGCTTGGCGGGGTGGTTCTGGGCGTGGATCCTCCCGCACGGGATTCCGGAGATCACCGCCATCTGCATCGCTGGCGCCGCGGGGCTCGTCATCGCCCGGGGGATGGCGGCGCCCCGGGGATTGCCGCGAGGGGTGGCCTTGCGGCAGGAGGCCGTGACGGCGGTGAAGCTGCTGTTCGGCACGCTGGCGCTCTTCGTGCTCGCGGGCCTCATCGAAGGCACCGTGTCGCAGATTCACCCGCCCCGGTTGTCGGTGGCCTTCAAGGTGTCCTTCGCCCTGGCCGTGGGGACGGGGGTCTACGCCTACCTGTGCTCGGACTTCCTCCGAGCCTGGCGGGAGGGTGCGTCCCCGTCGCCATGACGTCCGCTTCCACCAGGCTCCTGGGGTGGAGCGTGCTCGTGGGGCTGCTGTGGGTGGGTCTCCTGGCCCGGGTGTTTACCCACTTCGATCCGGGCAGCCAGTTGGCGAATGGCTGGAACTCGGATGCCGCCGTCACGGTGCTCCAGTCCAATGATCCGGTCTTCGATGCCTTTCGCCTCTACTATTACGGGCAGGATCGCATCGGGGCTTGGCCCTGGCTCCTCGCGCAGGGCTGGCGGGCGCTCACCGGCTTCGACTGGACCCCGTACCGGGTCTTCCTCTGGCAGGCCACCTGGGCCTGTGGGGCCTGCCTCGCGCTGCTGGGGCTGCACCGGCAGGTGGGGTGGGTGCTGGCCGCCAGCTTCGCGGCGCTGATCCTGCTGTCCCCCCTGTTCCAGGTGCAGTTGTTCGCTCTCAGTCAGCCCTTTGGCTGGCAGCTCACGGCGCTGTTTCTCGCGTGGTGGACGCTCACCCGTCTCCTGGAGGGGCTTGCCGGTCCTGGCTTTCGCCGGGCGGCCGGGGCCTGGGGAAGTGCGGCCACCCTCTTCTCGGTGCTGGCATGCTGGACCTCCCCCACGTCGGGGCCGCTGTTGCTGGTGTGCTTCCTGGTGCAGGGCAGCCGCGTGGCGCTGCTGGCCCCCCCGGGAGGCGCGCGCTGGCGGTGGTTGGGGGCCGTCCTCCCCGTGGCGGTGGGCATCGGCTTCGAGGCCTGGGTGCGCCACCTCTTCCACCGCTTCGCCAAGCGCCAGTTCGGGCATGCCTACCGGACGAGCCTGGAGGTGGACACGGGTTACCTCCTGGAGAACGCGGGCGCGGTGTGGCGCCGGATTCTCGAGGATGCCCTGGGGCCGCTCGTGCTCTTGGGCGTCGCGGGGGGGCTTGCGGCCCTGGGCTTCCTGTTCTGGCACGGGCGCCGCCGCACCCTGGAGGCCCAGGCGGATCAGGCCGGGCTGGCGGCTCTGACGGTGGCGTTCGCCGCGGCGGCGCTCGCCAATGCGGGCCTCACCGTGCTCGTGCGCCATGCACGCCTCAACGAGCATGACATCCGCTACCTCGTGCCCACCCTGGTGCTGGGGGGAATGGCCGCGGTCTCGGGCGTCTTCTTTCTGCTGGGGCAGGTGTCCTTCCTGCGCGCCCGGCGGGGGGCCGTAGCGGCCCTGACCGCCGCAGGGCTCGTCGCGGGCGGCCACCTGTTCTTGAGGCCTCGGGCTCCCGCGCCGCTCCTGGAGATGGCGCAGGAGGCGGCGGACGCGGTCGTCTCCCGCGCTGCCGGCACGGTATTGCTGGGCGGCTATTGGGACACGTACCTGGTGGGGGCGCTGGATCCCGCGCACCGGTTGCCGGTGCTCGCGGTCGATGGGGATTACCAGCGCACGCCCTTCTGGGTGCCCCGGGTGCGCGAGGCCCAGGAGGTGCTGGTCTCCTTCGCCGGGGAGCGGTGGGCCGGAACCGCCGAGCAGCCCAACCCGTGGCTCTTGCAGTTCGGGGCGCCTTTCCAGCTCGCCGAGGCACGCTGGGCCGTCCTTCCGCCGTTCCATTTCGCGCGCTACCGCAGCGTGCGCGCACAGGCCCTGCCGGTGCGGCTCGACCCGGAGCGGGGCTTTGCCCCTTGCCAGCCCGGTGCTTCGCTCACCGTGCATTTCGAGCAGCCCGTGGCGCGAGGCGTGCTCTTGGTGGGCACCCGGACGTCGGCCGCGGGGCTCGAGGTGGAGGCCCCCGGGGCGGTGGAGGCACGGCTGGAGGGCCTGCCGAGCCTGTGGGTGGTGCACCTGGCTGCGGGTGAGCAGCCGCTGCGGCAGGTGACGTTGCACCAGCGGGCCGAGCAGAGGACCGAGGAGTGCTGGTTCGGCGGAGTGGCCCTCGTGGCCGGCGATCAGAAGATGCGCTGACCCGGCGTGAGGATGTGGTCCGGATCGAACGCTTCCTTGGAGGCTTGGAAGAGTCCCCACAGGGGCTGGAAGTGCTCACACCACTCGGAGGGGTTTTTCGGCCCCGAGCTGATGGGGTAGGCCTTGCCCCCGATGTCGGCGAGCTGCTCGAGAAAGAGCTGATTCTTCGCGAGCAATGCCGTCACGTTGTCCGGGGTCGGCGGGACGGCGGTGCGCAGCAGCGACAGCAGGAAGGTATGCCGCCCGGCCGGCACGCGGAGAAAGGGCGCGGTGAGCGCCTGGTTGCGGAAGGGGTAGAGCAGGATGGTGCCCTGGCCCATTTCCGCCTCGGGGGTCTGGTCGAGCACCTGCTCCACGTAGGAGGTGACGGACCGCCCGGGGACGAACACGTTCAGCCACGGGTGGGGCAGTTGCC encodes the following:
- a CDS encoding stage II sporulation protein M; its protein translation is MDVAEFIEARRPRWEQLESLLDKAETGGLRLLSLEEARALGKMYRAVSSDLLWVRARSGSADVSAYLNDLVGRAYALTYPGKRLRIAEVWVFVSRGFPALLRREWRMYLASVLMLLAGAGFGYIGMVMDPDAAHYLVPAEHLKIDPSERAAQEASGQGMSVEEQAYFSSFLFTHNIQVAFLAFALGITVGIGTALMLFVNGLFLGALAQVYAAKGLAGWFWAWILPHGIPEITAICIAGAAGLVIARGMAAPRGLPRGVALRQEAVTAVKLLFGTLALFVLAGLIEGTVSQIHPPRLSVAFKVSFALAVGTGVYAYLCSDFLRAWREGASPSP